A single genomic interval of Deltaproteobacteria bacterium harbors:
- a CDS encoding type II toxin-antitoxin system prevent-host-death family antitoxin: MITTAKKLRFNVREILETTRRGEDVIVTYRGKPTAVIISIAKNSKRTKKQTFNKLFGIWKNIDAAQNVNDYVNNLRKGRTF, encoded by the coding sequence ATGATAACTACCGCAAAAAAATTACGCTTTAATGTTCGCGAAATCTTAGAAACAACTAGGCGCGGAGAAGATGTAATTGTTACTTACCGAGGCAAACCTACTGCAGTTATCATTTCTATTGCTAAAAATTCAAAGCGGACAAAGAAACAAACATTCAATAAACTATTCGGCATCTGGAAAAATATTGATGCAGCGCAAAATGTAAATGACTATGTTAATAATCTACGTAAAGGTAGAACCTTTTGA
- a CDS encoding 6-phosphofructokinase — protein sequence MAKLSGKVLVAQGGGPTAVINQSLAGVVTEARRYGDITRVYGAVNGVSGIVNENLVDLTQETRSNLHNVAMTPSSALFSTRDKPDAEYCARIFKTLQAHDVRYFFYIGGNDSSDTARIVSEHAKQSGYEMRCIHIPKTIDNDLVLNDHTPGFGSAARFVSLAFSGANLDNRSLPGVYVAIVMGRHAGFLTAASALGRVYKDDGPHLVYVPEHAFDIERFLSDVDRVYKKYGRCIIAASEGISDKDHNPIIAKLMKEQEKDAHGNVQLSGTGALGDLLADEIRAKLKIKRVRADTFGYLQRSFLGIASDVDAREAFEVASRGVQLAVLGEDDGSMTIKRVGDYAVDYQLVPLKEIAAKTKHLDPSFINAEGNDVTPAFLDYGRPLLGTNMPHAMRLLAPSVKKLLG from the coding sequence ATGGCAAAGTTAAGTGGTAAAGTATTAGTAGCGCAAGGTGGCGGACCAACCGCTGTGATTAATCAATCTTTAGCTGGTGTAGTGACCGAAGCTCGCCGTTATGGCGATATTACTCGTGTTTATGGCGCGGTAAATGGTGTTTCGGGTATTGTAAATGAAAATCTTGTCGATTTAACCCAAGAAACACGTAGCAATTTACATAATGTTGCTATGACCCCATCATCAGCCTTGTTTTCAACTCGTGATAAGCCTGACGCTGAATATTGCGCTCGTATTTTTAAAACATTACAAGCACATGATGTTCGCTACTTTTTCTATATTGGTGGCAATGATAGCTCTGATACGGCGCGTATTGTTAGTGAGCACGCTAAGCAAAGTGGCTATGAAATGCGTTGCATTCATATCCCTAAAACCATTGATAACGATTTGGTTTTAAATGATCATACTCCTGGTTTTGGTTCAGCCGCGCGTTTTGTTTCATTAGCATTTTCTGGCGCCAATCTAGATAATCGCTCGCTACCGGGTGTGTATGTGGCGATTGTTATGGGTCGTCATGCTGGCTTTTTAACGGCAGCTAGTGCGCTTGGTCGTGTATACAAAGACGATGGTCCACATCTTGTTTATGTGCCAGAGCATGCATTTGATATTGAGCGTTTTCTTTCAGATGTTGATCGTGTTTATAAAAAATATGGTCGTTGTATTATTGCTGCTAGCGAAGGCATTAGCGATAAAGATCATAATCCCATCATTGCTAAGCTAATGAAAGAACAAGAAAAAGATGCGCACGGTAATGTGCAGCTTTCAGGTACTGGCGCTCTTGGTGATTTGCTGGCTGACGAAATTCGCGCCAAATTAAAAATTAAGCGTGTTCGTGCAGATACCTTTGGCTATCTGCAACGTTCATTCTTAGGCATTGCCTCTGATGTTGATGCACGTGAAGCTTTTGAAGTAGCCTCTCGTGGTGTGCAATTAGCCGTTTTAGGTGAAGATGATGGTTCAATGACCATCAAACGTGTTGGTGACTATGCGGTTGATTATCAACTAGTACCGCTTAAAGAGATTGCTGCCAAAACCAAACATCTTGATCCATCATTTATTAATGCTGAAGGTAACGATGTTACCCCAGCATTTTTAGATTATGGTCGTCCGCTGCTTGGTACTAATATGCCGCATGCCATGCGTTTGTTGGCGCCAAGTGTTAAGAAATTATTAGGCTAA
- the yhbY gene encoding ribosome assembly RNA-binding protein YhbY codes for MTIRSFQRQYLKGLAHDLNPVLQTGKDGLSEAFIAQVTQALLDHELIKVRLVRPEEKKTMAQELANSTNAEFVGLVGHTVILFRPHPEEPKIVLPIRE; via the coding sequence ATGACTATTCGTAGTTTTCAAAGACAATATCTTAAGGGTCTGGCTCACGACCTCAATCCAGTTTTGCAAACTGGTAAAGATGGTTTAAGCGAAGCATTTATTGCCCAAGTTACCCAAGCGTTATTAGACCATGAGCTAATAAAAGTCCGCCTGGTACGCCCAGAAGAAAAAAAGACCATGGCACAAGAATTAGCAAATTCAACTAATGCAGAATTTGTGGGATTAGTTGGGCATACAGTTATTTTATTTCGCCCCCACCCCGAAGAGCCAAAGATTGTTTTACCTATACGCGAGTAA
- a CDS encoding type II toxin-antitoxin system VapC family toxin, with product MIVDTDVIIWYMRGNDKARIAIEKIENFQLSVVSYMELVQGMRNKNELRELRNAMTDWGVNVVLINETISAKALFLVERYFLSHKLELADALIASTAISCGLPIFTGNDKHYRMIDDLHVSKFHP from the coding sequence TTGATTGTCGATACAGATGTTATCATATGGTATATGCGCGGCAATGATAAAGCTCGTATTGCTATAGAAAAAATAGAAAATTTTCAGTTATCAGTCGTATCATATATGGAGCTTGTTCAGGGCATGCGTAATAAAAATGAGCTACGAGAATTACGCAATGCGATGACTGATTGGGGAGTAAATGTCGTGCTAATAAACGAAACCATCTCTGCTAAAGCTTTATTTTTAGTAGAAAGATATTTTCTTTCTCATAAACTCGAATTAGCTGATGCTTTAATCGCGTCGACAGCGATTTCTTGTGGTTTGCCTATTTTTACTGGCAACGACAAGCATTACCGAATGATAGATGATCTTCATGTAAGTAAATTTCATCCATAA